From the genome of Chiloscyllium plagiosum isolate BGI_BamShark_2017 chromosome 13, ASM401019v2, whole genome shotgun sequence:
ggggcaactttttccatgcagagggtggtgcgtgtatggaatgagctaccagaggaggtggtggaggctggtacaatgaagcatttaaaaggcaactggataggtatatgaataaaaagggtttagagggatatgggccaaatgctgacaaatgggactagatttatatggGATATcgacatggtcggcatggatgggttggaccaaagggtgtgtttctgtactatacatctctatgactgtagaaaagtgaccagaattatacacaatattctaaaattggcctcactaatgttctgAATAGacgcaacatgacatcccgactcctatactcagtgagctgaccaatgaaggcaagcgtgccaaacgcctttttcaccacccagtgtacctgtgattccactttcaaggaactatgcatctgcacccctaggtctctttgtttggtaatACTCCCTAGGagcctaccattaagtgtataagtcctgccctgatctgtcttaccaaaatgtaacaccacacatttatctaaattaaactccatctgccactcctcagcccattggcccaaataatcaaggtcccattgtactctgagataatcttcactgtccactacaccaccgaatttggcgtcatctgcaaacttaccaaccacaTTCCCtatattcacaaccaaatcattcatattaatgagtctttcatggtaacctcagcaggtACAGGAAATGAACCAAAGCTGTGGGCACttcactgctttgcaaaccaacaaGCTGAGCTAGCTGACTCTCTACACTGCCACCAGTCAAAATTTAAAGCACTTTTTTGAAAAACTGCTTGGTTCTGAATTATATGGAGGTTATTGTTGACGAATCAACAACCCCTTACTGCAACACGTAACCGCAGACGTAAATCCACTTACAAACACAAGTAAAATTTGGAGCATTTGGAAACATCTTGAGACTTCTAGGCACCTGGATAAGGTAGTAGGTGTTGTAGTTGTAGAATAAAGAAAACGCTTACAATGTCAAAGGATTGATTGGAATTAGTTTATCAGAGTTCTTTGCAAGTTAGGGCTTAAGTAGGTTTGAATGCAATGGTGTCTGCTGCTCATTGCAGACAAAGAAGACTTTGAAGAGGAATGGGAAGAAGCAATGGTCAAAGCTGTCGAAAGAATTCTTTCCCGGGAGCACCATCAAATTCACCAGAATATCTAAGAAAATAAAAGGTGGAATCTTACAGGAGTCAAAGCAACTTGGGCTATGGTGAAATTAATGGCAGAATATGATAAGAACTCCAGCAAGGCCTTTCTTGACTTCCAGAGCAATCCATCTACTATGCTTTTGACAAGTAGCGAGGTGGGTTATAGTTGCTTGGCCTATTGTCGAcaaaaagggagggattgagtgagatgaactgGGTGGCTCACTGTTGCAGCAAGTGTTCTGAGGGAATGAGTAGGTAGTGCAGTGAGCATGTGGGGTTATTGCTATAGGAGCTTTCAGAGGGTGagaggtactgagggaagatTGTGAAGCCTATGGTCAGGAGgatagaacatgagccttggtgggaggtgaatGCAGTAGCAGAAATAAAGTGTAAGGCAGCAGAGAAGCAGGTGGTATTTACCCTGCGAGCAATAAAAACACTTGAGAGCTATTGGTCATTTGTCCCCTCTGTAGAGACAGCACTGACCTGGGCGATAACTAATGGTGTAATCTCCTCTGCCTGCCCTCCTTTGCATCAGTCCTCACCTTCACTTCATCTCCTGTTCAAATATTTATAAAACTATACAACCATGTTGAAAGGAATCATCAATGTACTACATGTTTCTCATTGCCTTTGTGTTCTCATTCATTGATGCTGATAATGCATCAGTGATGTAAATGTATTGTACAGGACTCCCTGACGTCATGTTTTTACAATCTTATtatcaccaacccaccctccactcccaacaccttcccTTTCCACTGcatgaggtgtaaaacctgtgctcacacctcccccGTCATCTCCCTTCAAGTCCCCAAAGGATTttttcacatccggcagagatttttctgcacatccatccacctcatctactgtgtctgttgctcttgaggtggtctcctctacatcagggagacagaatgccaatttgcagagcgtttcaggggacatctctgggacacacgcaccaaacaagcCAACTGCTCTGTggccgatcacttcaactccccctcccactccaccaaggacatgcaagtcttgtgcctcctccaccgccaaccCCAAGCCACCCGACATCTGGAGGAAcaatgcttcatcttctgccttgggaccctccaaccacacaataTCAACATCagcttcactagtttccaaatctgccTTACccacacctcatcccagatccaactctccaactcagcatcaccctcttgacctgtcctatctgttcatcttccttcccacctacctgctccacctaccacactgacctatcacaattataccccaccagcatccacctattgccttcccacctaatCTCCCTCAGCTCCACCCCCAgtccctctatttatctctcatcccccttccccctccacattccctgaggaagggcttgtgcctgaaatgactctcctgctcctctgatgctgcctgacctgcggcgcttttgcagcaccacacttttcaactctgacttttccaacatttgcagtcctcactttctccttattatcACTCAACATAAACCTTGTGCTAATGATTTAAAGACTTCAAGAATGAGCCTTTAACTACTTGTTTGTCATTCAAGCATTGAAAAAAACACTGAAGCAGAAACCAATTAAATCTTTTACAACCAAATTTCCAGCTCATTCATTCCCTCGTGATCTGTGATCATCTTATTTCCACACCAGTCAGGGGGCGTGACACATTTGCTGTCTCCCTACCCTCTCCTCCACCCCAAAAGACCCCACATCTGCTGCACAATTCCATAATGCAATTTGTGATGCATAAACTGAGATCATAATTGGTCTTTCTGGGTCTAATGGCATCAAAGCCAATTTTTCCATCAGCAAATTTTTCTATATCCCCTCACCTTTTCTTAATCATGGTTTCAGCTGAAATCTTGTTTCTTTTCTAATGGTTTTGTGGATGGCGTTTCATTTTCTGAAGGATTTTCTTCTGTTCATTTCCACAGATATCTGCATTTATTTCTTGCACTTCCTGCTTATAGCTAAAACCTTTCTCTTGTTAAATTGAATGGCTTCTCACTGATGCCATTGATAAATAATAATTCAGTACCTTCGAATgggcatttagaatcatagaatctctaaagagtgaaaacaggcccaacaagtccacactgatcctctgacgagtatcccacccagacccattcccctatcctataattttacatttctcctgactaatgcacctaacctacacattctggAACACTATacgcaacttagcatggccaattaacctaacctgtatgtgtttgaactgtgggaggaaaccagatcacccacaagaaacccatgcagacataggtagactgtgcaaactccacccagacaatcacccgaggttggaatcaaacctgggtccctggcattgtgaggcagcagtgctaaccactgggcatCCATGCCATGCTTATTAAGTTTCATATTGATTCTTGGGGCAACTTTAAGTCCTACCTGAGCTTTATTCCTCTTGTATTGGAGCTTGATGTATCAGTAACCTCACTGTATTCACAGTATGAGGTTGCATTTCTGGACCTGAATTGTGAAACTTTGTCCGTGACAAGGAGAACTAAACACTTCATGCCAATTCAGTTTCCATCAGCTTTCGAGTGCATCTAACTTTTTAAACGTTTTTGAGAAAAGCTGAACAAATGCCAGGAAAGAATCACAATACAAAATCTCAAAAGGAAAGTAGAATTTATAATACACAATTTATACAGTGTTTGACTTGAATGATAAATAAACTCTGACTGGTAGAAGCCAGTTGCTTTTTTTCAGTCACCAACTAATGAATAATGGGTTACCCAATCTGTTGTGGTTTTCCTGTTGCTCAATTCTGATTTAGCAATATGTGGAATGACATGTAGTCCAACCACTAAAAGGGATTTGTGCATTTCTATCCACATCAGAATCAGGTCTTTTGTGATGCTTACCTATCTTATGTTGTGTTGAGTATTCATAGCATGCACTTATGCCAAAAGATTAAATTTCCCACAAAAGCCCAAACCTAATATTGGCTACACATCTATAACAGATATCTAGCATGTTATACTCataaaggggcagcacagtggctcagtggttggtactgTTGCCTCAGTGCCAGCGACtcgggttcgactccagcctcgggcgactgtctgtgtgaagtttgcacattctccccgtgtctgcatgggttttgtccgggtgctctgattccctaacacggtccaaaaatgagtaggttaggtgatttggctatgctaaattgtccatagtgttcaggggtgtacaggttagatgcattagtcaggggaagttCAGGGTAATGAGCctcggtgggatactcttcaaagggacagtatggacttgttgggccgaaagacctgttttcacactgtaggaattctaattctaaagaaaATAATGCTGGCCAAAAGCCTTCTTTTGAAGGAGGTGGGTAAGCCATTGCTTTTACCTTAACCTCATGCAGTTTAAGTTTAAGCTATAATTTTTTGCAATTATATGCAGATATGGCATACTCTTCACTTGCTACATCCAGATTAAATTGTCTAAGAAAAAGAGTAAGTGTTAAAAATAGAGATTATCAGGTACATGAAATGGAAGTTATCTGTAAGTCTATGTCTGAGGTACTCTGGAGGACCCGGAGACAATCACCCACAGCGAAATGAATGGGAGAAAAGACAGACCCCGTGTTACTGAAACAGTGCCAGTTTCAATCGAAGTGGCTGTGGAGggatagagactgtcacacaacCCAAACAGATTTTTTGatgaataaagtattttttgaaataaaagaaaggcTCCTTCTGGAATGGGTCTTTGCAAAGGGACTCTGGAGAGAGATCCAATtgtttttgttgaggtttgtcccagcagctccatgacacaggactctgtgctctacagtctgttcccagGACTCCTCCTACATGTACATACAAACCAGGATCATTCCAAAATATGAGCTGGGGAGGTCGGGATAGCGCTTTAGGATTGGGAGAGGAGAAGACTATAGGGGAGCAGGGTTCAGGCCTGCATTGGGAGCTGGGGAGGTCGGGTTAGCCCTTTGGGATTGGGAGTGAGCAGAAGCCTATCAGGGAACAGGGTCATTGGGAGCAGGGGAGGTTGGGTTAGCACTTTGGGATTGTGTTTGAGGAGAATCCTATAGGAGAACAGAATCCAGAACTGCACTGGGAGCAGAAGAGGTCAGTATAGCACTTTGGGATTGGGTTTGAGGAGGACCCAAAGGGGAGTAAGCTTCAGGTCTGCATTGGGAGCAGGAGAAGTAGGGATAGCACTTTGGGATTGGGAGTGAGGAGAAGACTATAGGGGAACAGGGTTCAGGCCTGTGCAGACAATCAGCCTTCATTttgcctggaaatgacaggaAGCCTGGAGGAAAATGGGAGGCCACTGGATttgtgggagagacagagagagagagactgagacttCCAGGATGGAGAAGGAGAGCGATGCTGCAAAGAAGAGAGATCAATTCCAAACTAAAGTAAAACACGTTTTATTTTGTAATACAGCGAACTCTATTTTACATCCTGCAATGCCATTTGTAGGCAGCAACTGCTATCCATCACTAGAGAATGACATCAGTTATGTTTCTGCTCTTTACTCCACCTCTCAGTGACATTCATAGGATCCTCTGTCTGAAAGACAAGGCGCAGAGTCTTATTCACTTTTAACTTTTGACTGACAGGGAGGAACAGCCACAACCCATTCTATCTAAGATTAGTATACTTCATTTCTCAATGCATTAACAAGTGCAGTAGGTACCAAAATGATTGCCTCCTTCCCATTGATTTAGCTCATAGCACATAGTATTCCACTTGATTGCAGGGCTGCTGGGCTAGCAGCTTGAATTTATACACGATTTAATGTCGTAAAAAAGCATTTTGTCAGGTTTTAAACTGACAAAATAACATGGAGAGAGGATTTGATGTGGGTCAGATGATGTTAAGGCTACCTTTAGCAGGGACCCTCAACAAATATATGGAAATGGGAGATATCAAAAGGGAATTCCAGACCATAGACTTTAGGTGGCTGAAGGTCAGTGTGAGGTTTTGTTTCAAATTGTATTGTCTTGTTGGGAAGTGTGTGTGAATGACGACAACGTCAGCTGAGTTTTCTGTGCCTTAGCTCACTGCCTGAATGCAGGTAGAGGCCAGTATCGGACAGGCATTTCTGATGGGTTTTGGGATTCTTCATAATACATGTTAAAGTAATAATGTGAGCGACTGAAATGCTAGAGAGGGAAAGATCGGTTCACATTCTGCCGTCATAACTCTGTGCTGTTGACTAACATTTCTCCAAGAAAAGGAACTGATATACAAAAGGTAATGTGACCAATTCCAATGGAATTTATATATGAGATGCAGTCAACTCCTGATACACTGAAACAACACATTAAGAAACATGTGTTGCAAGGTAAACTGTTAAGGTGTATATAAACCAGAGTTGACAATTCACATGGTATAAAACACAATAACTATTGAAGAAAGCCAGGTAACAAGTTATTTGACCAAAGCTCCATACTCATACAATTTTAATCTTAATATTATGCTGATGTTTTACAGCTTGGCAAATTGGAAAGATGACGAACAATGTGACTGTGCACTGCAATGGTTCATTGACGAAAGAAATGCATTATATTTTGATTGGAATATCTATACCAACATTTCTCCTGGGATTAACATTTAATGCAATGACCCTATGGGCATTCTGCTGCAAATTCAGGAAATGGACAGAGACCATTATTTTTTTGACAAACCTGTCGATTTCAGACAGTGTCCTGCTCCTGTCTTTACCCTTCAAGATGTACAGCTACAGGAGTACTTGGAACCTTGGATCGAGCTACTGCACATTTCTCGAATGCTTGTATTTTGTGAACATGTACGTGAGCATCTACACCGTTGTCTGCATAACCGTAGATCGATACATTGCAATAAAGTACCCATTTAAGGCAAAGTACTTCAGGCCACCAATGACAGCCACATTTGCATGTGGTGCAACTTGGATTTTAGTATGTTCACTTTCAATTTTCCTGAAAGTAAAATTTAACAATGCCATTGATGAGAAAATTTGTTTTCAGAAAACCACTGTACAGCCAACGAAAGCTTGGATCATCATTTCCATTGAGTTGTTTGGATTTGTAATACCTTTCCTCATTTTGAGCTTTTGCTCATTTCACATCATCATGACTCTCTGCAAAAAAAGTACAAAATCCCAGGGAAACCTCATGTTCGGACGAAGCATAAAAATTGTCGTCTCAAATCTAATcatcttttttctttgtttcatgCCTTTTCACACAGGATTATTGCTTGAATTTCTGCAAGAGATGTCAAAGCCAGATTGCAAATTGCTGACTAATGTACGTCGTTTTATGAGCGTGTCTTCATCTATAGCTAATATGAACTGCTGCCTGGATGGAATAATTTATTATTATGTCTCCATAGAAACTCGTGAGTTTTTAAATCGAACTAAAAAGAATGGTAACAATTTAAACCTTTACACTGTATCTTTTCAGAACACTCAAGACGCTTGGCAGTCAGGCATTCAGTAGCTCATGATGATGAATATATTCATTGGAGCAGACATACAACATTAGATCATTGACTGCACAACCCTGTTCCATCATTCCATTGGACTATTGCTTACCTGTATCTTGTCTTGAAGCCTAGCACATCACTGATGTCATGTTTATATCACTGTATTCGTGACTATCTCATATTCTACATAGAATGCATTGGCTGAGACAGTATGTGATAAAAGGGATCTGAATGCATAccgaaagagaaatgaaaatttgAAGGGCTACAGAGAAAGGGCTGTGGAATGGGAAGAGCTAATGGCTCTTTCAGAGAACTCCAATAGACAAGACTGGTCAAATAGCATCTTTCTGAATTTCAAGAACAGATGAGAGACCAACAATCCCCAATGTTATAAAATTAATGAATGCAGCCATATATTGATCATGATTCAGGCAGTATCAATCAATGGGAGTTTGTTAACTAGTATGATGTTGAATTAGATGATTAAAAAACAGATTATACAAGGCCACGACCAGTTGAATGACTACTTTTGATCTTGCATCTTATTTCCTTCTACTTACTTTTGTTCCACAAGCCTAACACCTCCATCTAAAAACAAATACTGGAAAAATATAATTCAATCTCCAGCTAAATCTCAAACAATTAGTatttttaaagaataaaactCGAGCTAACTACTATAACAACAGATGTATATAGTTAATTCCTCATCATTATAAGATACTTCAAAGTTATTTAAATGTTATGCATTGAAGTTAAGCATATTTTAACATCACATNNNNNNNNNNNNNNNNNNNNNNNNNNNNNNNNNNNNNNNNNNNNNNNNNNNNNNNNNNNNNNNNNNNNNNNNNNNNNNNNNNNNNNNNNNNNNNNNNNNNNNNNNNNNNNNNNNNNNNNNNNNNNNNNNNNNNNNNNNNNNNNNNNNNNNNNNNNNNNNNNNNNNNNNNNNNNNNNNNNNNNNNNNNNNNNNNNNNNNNNNNNNNNNNNNNNNNNNNNNNNNNNNNNNNNNNNNNNNNNNNNNNNNNNNNNNNNNNNNNNNNNNNNNNNNNNNNNNNNNNNNNNNNNNNNNNNNNNNNNNNNNNNNNNNNNNNNNNNNNNNNNNNNNNNNNNNNNNNNNNNNNNNNNNNNNNNNNNNNNNNNNNNNNNNNNNNNNNNNNNNNNNNNNNNNNNNNNNNNNNNNNNNNNNNNNNNNNNNNNNNNNNNNNNNNNNNNNNNNNNNNNNNNNNNNNNNNNNNNNNNNNNNNNNNNNNNNNNNNNNNNNNNNNNNNNNNNNNNNNNtctttcttacatgccttttctatttcctgatttatttgcTGCCCCAAATCCTGACAACTGCTAGGGGACTTGTACATAATTCCTTTGGGATTCCTTACTCTATGCACACAGATTCGCCTTCCGACCCTATATCATTTATGGATATTGATTTCATTctatttcttactaacaaggcaaccctcccactctgcccagATGTCTGTTCTTTTGATAGGACATGTATCCTTGTATATTTCATTCCCAACTCTGATCCCCTTGTAGCCACATCTCcatgatacccacaacattgtacctgctAATTTCAAACTGTGCTACAAGCTTATTTATCTTATTTTGTATACCGTATTACATCATCCATTCCTGCTTTGAATGCCcgtctccccaccccaccttttCATAGTTGTGTGCTTCTGGCAAGATCAGATCACCAATCATTTTTAAACTTCTTTCCTAACTCCACCATCCTGCTTTATCCATAGGCTTTTCAGGGGCACATatgacagcatggtggctcagtggttagcactgcttcctcacagctccAGCTACTCGGGttaaattccaccctctgtgtggagtttgcacattctccctgtctgagtgggtttcctctgggtgttccggtttcctcccacagttcaaagatgtgcaggttaggtgaagtggccatgctaaattgcccatagtgttcagggatgtgtagactagggtGCTAATCAGAGGAAAATGTAGGGCAatagagttggggaatgggtctgcatgggatgctgttcagagggttggtatggacttttagattagattagattacttacagtgtggaaacaggcccttcggcccaacaagtccacaccgccccgccgaagcgtaacccacccattcccgtacatttaccccttacctaacactatgggcaatttaccatggccaattcaccctaacctgcacatctttggactgtgggaggaaaccggagcacccggaggaaacccacgcagacacagggagaatgtgcaaactccacacagtcagtcgcctgagtcgggaattgaacccgggtctctggcgctgtgaggcagcagtgctaaccactgtgccaaatggcctgttgggccaaatggcctgtttccacacagtagggattctatgacattccCTTCCAAGCAAGAAGAAGGAGCATCAGTCTAAAATGGAGACAAGACAAATTACACAATATCGAAGGAAAATGCAACCCCTCAGATTATTACCCTTCCCATATAATGCACAAGCAGTACTGGTCATATGAGGACTGTACTAAGGAGATgtatacaaagatcagtggatgACAACAAAGAGTGGAGGGGAGAAGCAACTGGGGGT
Proteins encoded in this window:
- the LOC122556290 gene encoding G-protein coupled receptor 35-like gives rise to the protein MTNNVTVHCNGSLTKEMHYILIGISIPTFLLGLTFNAMTLWAFCCKFRKWTETIIFLTNLSISDSVLLLSLPFKMYSYRSTWNLGSSYCTFLECLYFVNMYVSIYTVVCITVDRYIAIKYPFKAKYFRPPMTATFACGATWILVCSLSIFLKVKFNNAIDEKICFQKTTVQPTKAWIIISIELFGFVIPFLILSFCSFHIIMTLCKKSTKSQGNLMFGRSIKIVVSNLIIFFLCFMPFHTGLLLEFLQEMSKPDCKLLTNVRRFMSVSSSIANMNCCLDGIIYYYVSIETREFLNRTKKNGNNLNLYTVSFQNTQDAWQSGIQ